Proteins from a single region of Streptomyces spectabilis:
- a CDS encoding serine/threonine-protein kinase produces the protein MATFETLEPEDPRQVGRYRIVARLGAGGMGRVYLARSPGERLFAVKVVRPELAEGGDFRRRFAREVAAARRVSGAFTAAVVDAAPDASPPWLATVYVPGIALGEAVLRHGPWPARPVLALGAGLAEALEAIHSAGIVHRDLKPSNILLAADGPRVIDFGISFQSEASKLTQTGMVFGTPGFMSPEQLTGHPVGPASDVFALGAVLAYTAMGTGPFGTGAPHALHYRAVHEQPCLASLPTDLRTVVSACLAKPPEQRPTVAALLHRLTTAGGTRGDTSAVMRLLAEPGWMPAQVARLVRDQTNPALLRTPPVATQPDANASAAAPSATAAGTAAPDAHRGRTMTGRRPAPAPEPASPPIAHSHPRLLPVALSAALLLVLGSVLYVLKEQPWRSGTQTHSADRPGCDRTDAAVSWRAVDTTSTCSSYGTTLRKLRDANGLIAENNAELQFRVSDRSFPSHYRLSVDVDALTEADPTAQGACAGFATHTNGSGTTFEELAVCSGSGTTGKFSLIKVLHGTEIDRDEKPLPPGGGPFNLTADVSADTVTFSVRASGGQSSSLRTTAVASTTSHVGLTVFWKTAGAHATFSNFRYEPR, from the coding sequence GTGGCGACGTTCGAGACTCTGGAGCCGGAAGACCCGCGGCAGGTGGGGCGCTACCGGATCGTGGCGCGGCTCGGCGCCGGAGGCATGGGGCGGGTGTATCTGGCGCGCTCGCCCGGCGAGCGTCTGTTCGCGGTGAAGGTGGTGCGTCCGGAGTTGGCCGAAGGCGGCGACTTCCGGCGCCGCTTCGCCCGTGAAGTGGCCGCTGCCCGGCGGGTCAGCGGGGCCTTCACCGCGGCAGTGGTCGACGCCGCCCCCGACGCCTCCCCGCCGTGGCTGGCCACCGTCTACGTACCCGGAATCGCGCTGGGGGAGGCGGTCCTCCGGCACGGCCCTTGGCCGGCCCGGCCGGTCCTCGCGCTCGGCGCCGGACTGGCCGAGGCCCTGGAGGCCATCCACTCCGCCGGTATCGTCCACCGCGACCTGAAGCCCTCCAACATACTCCTGGCCGCCGACGGCCCCCGCGTGATCGACTTCGGCATCTCGTTCCAGAGCGAGGCCAGCAAGCTGACCCAGACCGGCATGGTGTTCGGCACCCCCGGCTTCATGTCCCCCGAGCAGCTCACCGGCCACCCCGTCGGACCGGCCAGCGACGTCTTCGCCCTCGGCGCGGTGCTGGCCTACACCGCCATGGGCACCGGACCGTTCGGCACGGGCGCCCCGCACGCCCTGCACTACCGCGCCGTCCATGAACAGCCCTGTCTGGCCTCCCTGCCAACCGATCTCCGTACCGTCGTGTCCGCCTGCCTGGCCAAACCGCCCGAACAGCGCCCCACCGTGGCCGCCTTGCTCCACCGGCTGACCACCGCGGGCGGCACGCGCGGGGACACCTCCGCCGTCATGCGGCTGCTCGCCGAACCCGGCTGGATGCCCGCCCAAGTCGCCCGCCTCGTCCGGGACCAGACCAACCCCGCCCTGCTCCGCACCCCGCCCGTGGCGACGCAGCCCGACGCCAACGCCTCGGCCGCCGCACCATCGGCAACCGCCGCCGGAACGGCGGCCCCTGATGCCCACCGGGGCCGCACCATGACCGGACGACGGCCTGCTCCGGCCCCCGAACCGGCCTCCCCGCCGATCGCTCACAGTCACCCCAGGCTGCTTCCCGTCGCACTGAGCGCGGCCCTGCTCCTGGTACTCGGTTCCGTCCTGTACGTGCTGAAGGAACAACCCTGGCGATCCGGCACCCAGACGCACTCGGCCGACCGGCCCGGCTGCGACAGAACCGATGCGGCGGTCTCCTGGAGGGCGGTGGACACCACCTCGACCTGCTCCTCGTACGGCACCACATTGCGCAAACTCCGAGACGCGAACGGCCTCATCGCCGAGAACAACGCGGAGCTCCAGTTCCGCGTGAGCGACCGGTCCTTCCCGTCCCACTACCGGCTCTCGGTCGACGTCGACGCGCTGACCGAAGCGGACCCCACCGCACAGGGAGCCTGCGCCGGGTTCGCCACCCACACCAACGGCTCAGGAACGACCTTCGAAGAATTGGCGGTGTGTTCGGGCTCCGGCACCACCGGAAAATTCAGCCTGATCAAGGTCCTCCACGGCACCGAGATCGACCGCGACGAGAAGCCCTTGCCCCCCGGAGGCGGCCCCTTCAACCTGACAGCCGACGTGTCGGCGGACACGGTCACCTTCTCCGTACGCGCCAGCGGTGGCCAGTCCAGCTCACTACGCACCACGGCCGTGGCCTCGACGACCAGCCATGTCGGCCTCACGGTCTTCTGGAAGACCGCAGGCGCCCACGCCACGTTCTCGAACTTCCGCTACGAACCCCGGTAA
- the pip gene encoding prolyl aminopeptidase produces the protein MRELYPPIEPYEKGMLEVGDGNSVYWEVCGNPAGKPALVVHGGPGSGCGTSVRRFFDPARYRIVLFDQRGCGRSTPHASDPAADMRHNTTPHLIADMERLRHHLGIDRWLLYGGSWGSTLILAYAEQHPERVSEIVISSVTTTRRSEIEWLYRGAGRFFPEQWERFLAGAPGTPRDGDVVAAYARLMEHPDAAVRNRATADWCAWEDAVLSGETHGASNPYGGRPPAARLALVRICSHYFSHGAWLEEGVLLREAGRLAGIPGVLVHGRLDMAGPLDTAWELSRSWPGAELIVVEDAGHLGSTTTHDHVLQALDRFAANP, from the coding sequence ATGCGTGAGCTGTACCCGCCGATCGAGCCGTACGAGAAGGGGATGCTCGAAGTCGGCGACGGCAACTCCGTGTACTGGGAGGTCTGCGGCAATCCGGCGGGCAAGCCCGCGCTGGTCGTCCATGGCGGGCCGGGATCGGGCTGTGGCACGAGTGTGCGCCGGTTCTTCGATCCGGCGCGGTACCGGATCGTCCTGTTCGACCAGCGCGGCTGCGGCCGCAGCACCCCGCACGCGAGCGACCCCGCAGCCGACATGCGGCACAACACCACCCCGCACCTGATCGCGGACATGGAGCGGCTCAGGCACCACCTGGGCATCGACCGCTGGCTGCTGTACGGCGGCTCCTGGGGCTCCACTCTGATCCTGGCCTACGCCGAACAGCACCCGGAGCGGGTGTCGGAGATCGTCATCTCCAGCGTCACCACCACCCGGCGTTCGGAGATCGAGTGGCTCTACCGAGGTGCCGGACGATTCTTCCCCGAGCAATGGGAACGCTTCCTCGCCGGTGCTCCCGGTACGCCACGGGACGGCGACGTCGTCGCGGCCTACGCCCGCCTGATGGAGCATCCCGATGCCGCCGTGCGGAACAGAGCCACGGCCGACTGGTGCGCCTGGGAGGACGCGGTCCTGTCCGGGGAGACGCACGGCGCCTCCAACCCGTACGGCGGCCGGCCCCCGGCCGCCCGGCTGGCGCTGGTGCGCATCTGCTCCCACTACTTCTCCCATGGCGCGTGGTTGGAGGAGGGGGTGCTCCTGCGCGAAGCCGGTCGTCTGGCCGGCATCCCGGGTGTCCTGGTCCACGGCAGGCTCGACATGGCCGGGCCCCTCGACACCGCGTGGGAGCTCAGCCGCTCCTGGCCCGGCGCCGAGTTGATCGTCGTAGAGGATGCGGGTCACCTCGGCAGCACCACGACGCACGACCATGTGCTCCAGGCCCTCGACCGATTCGCAGCCAACCCTTGA
- a CDS encoding CGNR zinc finger domain-containing protein: MKADDVTAGPELPPAPGAEEHPALDFANSAVALPGGQFLDLLGSPAATNRWLVEHGLAPVDAGLQEMCAAQLRALREQIRALLAAHVDGHPAPASALAAVNEALTRAPAASLLHWDPTRGLYRAASHPTTQIVEHALAALAADAADLLTGPDAERLTACGSTPCNRYLLRHGRRHWCSTRCGDRARAARAYARRTRTGMC, from the coding sequence ATGAAGGCCGACGACGTGACCGCCGGGCCGGAACTGCCGCCCGCGCCGGGCGCGGAGGAGCACCCCGCCCTCGACTTCGCCAACAGCGCGGTCGCGCTGCCCGGCGGCCAGTTCCTCGATCTGCTCGGCAGCCCCGCGGCGACGAACCGATGGCTCGTCGAACACGGCCTCGCGCCCGTCGACGCCGGACTCCAGGAGATGTGCGCCGCGCAACTGCGGGCGCTGCGCGAACAGATCAGGGCCCTCCTCGCCGCCCATGTCGACGGCCACCCCGCGCCCGCGAGCGCGCTCGCGGCGGTCAACGAGGCCCTGACGCGGGCGCCCGCGGCCTCCCTGCTGCACTGGGACCCGACCCGAGGCCTGTACCGGGCCGCCTCGCACCCCACCACCCAGATCGTCGAGCACGCCCTGGCCGCCCTGGCCGCCGACGCCGCCGACCTCCTGACCGGGCCCGACGCCGAACGCCTCACCGCCTGCGGCTCCACCCCCTGCAACCGCTACCTGTTGCGCCACGGCCGCCGCCACTGGTGCTCCACGCGCTGCGGCGACCGGGCCAGAGCGGCCCGGGCCTACGCGCGCCGCACCCGGACCGGGATGTGCTGA
- a CDS encoding winged helix-turn-helix transcriptional regulator: protein MREGAQVTQDAADHRYEVFHTDCPARDVVDHVTSRWGVWVLISLRNSDLRFYELRDSIQGVSEKMLAQTLRALVKDGLVRREVEPTTPPQVTYGLTEFGQDVGEPLTDLFDRITQRLPSRDPR, encoded by the coding sequence ATGAGGGAAGGCGCGCAGGTGACACAGGACGCGGCGGACCATCGGTATGAGGTGTTTCACACCGACTGCCCCGCGCGGGACGTGGTCGACCACGTGACCAGCAGGTGGGGTGTCTGGGTGCTGATCTCCTTGCGGAACAGCGACCTTCGCTTCTACGAGCTGCGCGACAGCATCCAGGGCGTCAGCGAGAAGATGCTCGCCCAGACCCTGCGTGCGCTGGTCAAGGACGGCCTGGTCCGGCGCGAGGTCGAGCCCACGACGCCCCCTCAAGTCACCTATGGACTGACCGAGTTCGGCCAGGACGTGGGCGAGCCGCTGACGGACCTGTTCGACCGGATCACACAGCGGCTGCCGTCGCGGGACCCGAGGTAG
- a CDS encoding SDR family oxidoreductase, with protein MTTDQEQSAHEQLPSAARPLALVTGVGRTVGIGGGIARRLAASGWDIAFTYWSPYDDRMTWGRESGASEAIGRALAEHGASTAAIEGDLADPDTPARIFDEAEQRLGHVTALVMCHCESVDSGLLDTTVESFDRHFAVNTRATWLLIREFGRRFAAAPGTGRIISLTSDHTVGNLPYGASKGALDRITLAAASELAHLGVTANAINPGPIDTGWMSEETREQCIRSTPLGRLGTPQDTAHLVDFLCSREGGWINGQLLMSNGGID; from the coding sequence GTGACTACCGATCAGGAGCAGTCCGCCCATGAGCAACTACCCTCGGCCGCCCGCCCGTTGGCTCTGGTCACCGGTGTGGGCCGCACCGTCGGTATCGGCGGTGGCATCGCTCGCAGGCTGGCGGCATCGGGCTGGGACATCGCCTTCACCTACTGGAGCCCCTACGACGACCGCATGACGTGGGGCCGGGAATCCGGCGCGAGTGAAGCGATCGGCCGGGCTCTGGCCGAGCACGGCGCGTCCACCGCGGCGATCGAAGGGGACCTCGCCGACCCGGACACCCCGGCACGCATCTTCGACGAGGCCGAACAACGGCTGGGCCATGTCACGGCGCTGGTGATGTGCCACTGCGAGTCGGTCGACTCCGGCCTGCTCGACACCACCGTGGAGAGTTTCGACCGGCACTTCGCCGTCAACACGCGCGCCACCTGGCTGCTGATCCGCGAGTTCGGACGCCGCTTCGCCGCGGCCCCGGGCACCGGCCGGATCATCAGCCTCACCAGTGATCACACCGTCGGCAACCTGCCCTACGGGGCGAGCAAGGGCGCCCTGGACCGCATCACCCTGGCCGCCGCCAGCGAACTCGCCCACCTCGGCGTAACCGCCAACGCGATCAACCCCGGCCCGATCGACACCGGCTGGATGTCCGAGGAAACCCGTGAGCAGTGCATCCGCAGCACTCCGCTCGGCCGCCTCGGCACCCCCCAGGACACCGCGCACCTCGTGGACTTCCTGTGCTCCAGGGAGGGCGGATGGATCAACGGTCAGCTCCTGATGAGCAACGGCGGCATCGACTGA
- a CDS encoding helix-turn-helix domain-containing protein: MDTPADDVLAGVGPRLRALRRARNATLAALATETGLTASTLSRLENGKLRPTLEQLLPLARAHGVPLDDLVAAPPTGDPRVHLRPVRRSGLVFVPLTRRPGGIQAYKVIYPPAGQTPTTRRRTHEGYGWFYVLDGHLRFVLGEEEYLLGAGEAVEFDARVPHWIGSADARPAEALVLVGPQGEHPHVTPAGR; this comes from the coding sequence ATGGACACCCCCGCTGACGACGTTCTGGCCGGAGTCGGGCCGCGGCTGCGCGCGCTGCGCCGGGCGCGCAACGCCACGCTCGCCGCACTGGCGACGGAGACCGGCCTCACCGCGAGCACCCTCTCCCGCCTGGAGAACGGCAAGCTCCGCCCCACCCTGGAACAGCTGCTGCCCCTGGCCCGTGCGCACGGCGTCCCGCTGGACGACCTCGTCGCGGCGCCACCGACCGGCGACCCGCGCGTGCACCTACGGCCGGTACGGCGCTCCGGGCTCGTGTTCGTGCCCCTGACCAGGCGGCCGGGCGGCATTCAGGCCTACAAGGTGATCTATCCGCCCGCGGGCCAAACCCCCACCACGCGGAGGCGGACCCATGAGGGCTACGGGTGGTTCTACGTCCTCGACGGGCACCTCAGGTTCGTGCTTGGCGAGGAGGAGTATCTGCTCGGCGCCGGCGAGGCGGTGGAGTTCGACGCGCGCGTGCCGCACTGGATCGGCAGCGCGGACGCCCGGCCCGCGGAAGCGCTCGTCCTAGTCGGCCCGCAGGGCGAGCACCCGCATGTGACACCGGCCGGGCGCTGA
- a CDS encoding SDR family oxidoreductase — protein MIVVTGATGNVGRPLTQALAEAGQQVTAVSRHAAAVPGGVRHVVADLAGPTSLTPALDGAKALFLLLSGDLHAPEARPADIVALAAASGVRRVVLLSSQGVATRPLGPTRIAMRALEDALRESGLDWAVLRPGGFASNAFAWAESVRTEGVVAAPFGDVGVPVIDPADIAEVAAACLLDGRHTGGVYELTGPEVITPRQQAEAVAAALGSPVRFHELTRDEAKSMMTRFVPAELADDTLDIISAPNPAELRISPDVERVIGRAPRPFSDWVARNIAVFR, from the coding sequence ATGATCGTGGTGACCGGGGCTACCGGGAATGTGGGCCGGCCCTTGACGCAGGCCCTGGCCGAGGCGGGCCAGCAGGTGACGGCGGTGTCGCGGCACGCGGCGGCGGTGCCGGGCGGGGTCCGGCACGTGGTGGCCGACCTGGCCGGGCCGACGAGCCTCACACCCGCCCTCGACGGGGCGAAGGCCCTATTCCTCCTGCTGTCCGGCGATCTGCACGCCCCCGAGGCCAGGCCCGCCGACATCGTCGCGCTGGCCGCGGCCAGTGGGGTACGCCGGGTCGTCCTGCTGTCGTCGCAGGGCGTGGCGACCAGGCCGCTCGGCCCGACGCGGATCGCGATGCGCGCGCTGGAGGACGCACTGCGGGAGTCCGGCCTGGACTGGGCGGTCCTGCGCCCGGGAGGCTTCGCCTCCAACGCCTTCGCCTGGGCGGAATCCGTCCGTACGGAAGGGGTGGTCGCGGCACCCTTCGGCGATGTCGGGGTGCCGGTCATCGACCCGGCGGACATCGCCGAGGTCGCGGCGGCCTGCCTCCTCGACGGCCGGCACACCGGTGGGGTGTACGAGCTGACCGGGCCGGAGGTGATCACGCCGCGACAGCAAGCGGAGGCCGTCGCCGCCGCGCTCGGCTCGCCCGTACGGTTCCACGAACTCACCCGCGACGAGGCCAAGTCCATGATGACCCGCTTCGTTCCGGCGGAACTCGCCGACGACACCCTGGACATCATCTCCGCCCCCAACCCCGCCGAACTGCGGATCAGTCCGGACGTGGAACGAGTCATCGGCCGTGCGCCACGCCCCTTCAGCGACTGGGTCGCCCGCAACATCGCCGTCTTCCGCTGA
- a CDS encoding S1 family peptidase, translating to MARRVRVLLLTALALVAGSVVSSTPASAVIGGSKSTYGPWAVRMLVDGKPACTGTAVSRQWILTASHCFYEQALPVADKRISFRVGHLDMRKGTTVRPLRGKRVGSAHADMMLIKVAPMNVPTARLATVGVKRGQLVRQYGWGATCTTDESSCQSPVLKQSKLKVVRANDPLCAGHTAPGGPDFCMKKVSGIPAGGDSGGPVMTIGPRGTETLIGVFNGSDREKSAQAGEVSQQLSWIRSVIRR from the coding sequence ATGGCGCGTCGCGTTCGTGTACTGCTGCTGACCGCCCTGGCGCTGGTCGCGGGCTCAGTGGTGTCGTCCACCCCTGCCTCCGCCGTCATCGGCGGGTCGAAGAGCACCTACGGCCCCTGGGCCGTGCGCATGCTCGTCGACGGCAAACCGGCGTGCACCGGCACAGCGGTCTCCCGCCAGTGGATCCTCACCGCCTCGCACTGCTTCTACGAGCAGGCGCTGCCGGTCGCCGACAAGCGGATCTCCTTCCGCGTCGGCCATCTCGACATGCGCAAGGGCACCACGGTCCGCCCCCTGCGCGGCAAGCGCGTCGGCAGCGCGCACGCCGACATGATGCTCATCAAGGTCGCGCCGATGAACGTCCCCACCGCGCGCCTGGCCACCGTCGGCGTCAAGCGCGGCCAGCTCGTGCGGCAGTACGGGTGGGGCGCCACCTGCACCACCGACGAGAGCTCCTGCCAGTCCCCCGTCCTCAAGCAGTCGAAGCTGAAGGTCGTCCGGGCCAACGACCCCCTGTGCGCGGGCCACACCGCACCGGGCGGCCCCGACTTCTGCATGAAGAAGGTGTCCGGGATTCCCGCCGGGGGTGACTCCGGAGGCCCGGTGATGACCATCGGCCCGCGCGGCACCGAAACCCTCATCGGCGTCTTCAACGGCTCCGACCGGGAGAAGAGCGCCCAGGCCGGAGAGGTCTCCCAGCAGCTCTCCTGGATCCGGTCGGTCATCCGGCGATAA
- a CDS encoding FG-GAP and VCBS repeat-containing protein: MTPRITPVRLTAATAVTAALTAGLLAVPVAATAAPAPSRLSGDFDGDGYRDVAVAAPAATVGGKKWAGQVVVTYGTGQGLAKTARRTVISQNSPGVPGAAEKNDEFGSQLAVADLNGDGYSDLAVSAPKEKAGRKEAAGALVIVWGSRKGLSGATTVKNPQPLWGSSFGIGLAAADFTGDGKPDLAVAAQSDTGRNAYRIRLIRGPFTQQGRTGKVTTYQAPLERPGLTAGHVNGDKKADLIVTGLQTGKDVLGAAVFYKGTASGLAKGAKLRAGKTAAVGDLNGDGYGDIALGNPDEPDDEPSGSKGGEISVIYGTKSGPSKTRRKTLTQSSAGVPGASATGDGFGSAVAIGDFDGDRRADLAVGVPGKTYGADPYLYGAGAVVYLRGAASGLTTAGAAAVHQDSAGVPGAPADSNAFGEALLATDVNGDGRADLTVASSQANADAGALWHLPGARGSVPYSTTAATGFGPGQLGLSKKYSAFGAMLAG; encoded by the coding sequence ATGACCCCGCGCATCACCCCCGTACGTCTGACGGCCGCCACAGCCGTGACCGCCGCTCTGACGGCCGGCCTCCTCGCCGTCCCCGTGGCGGCGACGGCCGCCCCGGCCCCCTCCCGGCTGAGCGGCGACTTCGACGGCGACGGCTACCGGGACGTCGCCGTCGCCGCCCCGGCTGCCACCGTCGGCGGCAAGAAGTGGGCCGGTCAGGTCGTCGTCACGTACGGCACCGGTCAGGGCCTGGCCAAGACGGCGCGGCGGACCGTCATCAGCCAGAACTCTCCCGGGGTCCCGGGGGCGGCGGAGAAGAACGACGAGTTCGGCAGTCAGCTCGCCGTCGCGGACCTCAACGGTGACGGCTACAGCGACCTCGCCGTGTCCGCGCCCAAGGAGAAGGCGGGCCGGAAGGAGGCCGCCGGGGCGCTGGTGATCGTATGGGGCTCCCGCAAGGGCCTGTCGGGTGCGACCACGGTGAAGAACCCCCAGCCCCTCTGGGGGAGTTCCTTCGGCATCGGTCTGGCCGCCGCCGACTTCACCGGCGACGGCAAGCCGGACCTGGCCGTGGCCGCCCAGAGCGACACGGGCCGCAACGCGTACCGGATCCGCCTGATCCGGGGCCCGTTCACCCAGCAGGGCCGCACCGGCAAGGTCACCACCTACCAGGCCCCGCTGGAGAGGCCCGGACTCACCGCGGGGCACGTCAACGGCGACAAGAAGGCCGACCTGATCGTCACCGGCCTCCAGACCGGCAAGGACGTCCTGGGCGCCGCCGTCTTCTACAAGGGCACCGCGTCCGGCCTGGCCAAGGGCGCCAAGCTGCGCGCGGGCAAGACGGCCGCCGTCGGCGACCTCAACGGCGACGGCTACGGCGACATCGCCCTCGGCAACCCCGACGAGCCCGACGACGAACCGTCCGGCTCCAAGGGCGGAGAGATCAGCGTCATCTACGGGACGAAGTCGGGGCCGAGCAAGACCCGTCGTAAGACCCTCACGCAGTCCAGCGCGGGCGTGCCCGGCGCGTCGGCGACCGGGGACGGCTTCGGCTCGGCCGTCGCGATCGGTGACTTCGACGGCGACCGCCGCGCGGACCTGGCGGTCGGCGTGCCCGGCAAGACGTACGGGGCGGACCCCTATCTCTACGGCGCGGGTGCCGTGGTCTACCTGCGCGGTGCGGCGTCCGGCCTGACGACGGCGGGCGCTGCGGCCGTACACCAGGACAGCGCGGGCGTGCCCGGTGCACCTGCGGATTCCAACGCCTTCGGCGAGGCGCTGCTCGCCACCGACGTGAACGGAGACGGCCGCGCCGACCTCACCGTCGCCTCGTCCCAGGCGAACGCCGACGCGGGCGCGCTCTGGCACCTGCCGGGCGCGCGAGGCTCCGTCCCCTACTCCACGACGGCCGCGACGGGATTCGGGCCGGGGCAGCTCGGCCTGTCCAAGAAGTACTCCGCGTTCGGCGCGATGCTCGCGGGCTGA
- a CDS encoding signal peptidase I, producing MNDGVYVGNAGEDAALDRGWLLGHFKDGSDPRHSEALEIKWGVHPEGDERAQWVTGEERTALLVLISGRFRVELPGRSVLLARQGDYVVWGRGVDHSWFAEEASVVLTVRWPSIPGYQVTDEGESASGHHHSCGTAASTVAS from the coding sequence ATGAACGACGGTGTGTACGTGGGGAACGCGGGCGAGGACGCGGCACTGGACCGGGGGTGGCTCCTTGGACACTTCAAGGATGGTTCCGACCCTCGGCACAGCGAAGCCCTGGAGATCAAGTGGGGTGTCCATCCTGAGGGGGACGAACGGGCCCAGTGGGTGACCGGCGAGGAGCGCACCGCCCTGCTGGTCCTCATCAGCGGGCGCTTCCGCGTGGAACTGCCGGGGCGCAGTGTGCTTCTGGCCCGGCAGGGCGACTACGTCGTGTGGGGCCGAGGCGTCGACCATTCCTGGTTCGCCGAGGAAGCGTCCGTGGTGCTGACGGTCCGCTGGCCCTCGATCCCCGGCTATCAAGTGACGGATGAGGGCGAATCCGCGTCTGGCCACCATCATTCATGCGGGACAGCGGCCAGCACGGTGGCCTCGTAG
- a CDS encoding DinB family protein, whose protein sequence is MTASTGNDEKATLLGILDQLRESVAGKLTGVPEPHVRTAGVASGTNLLGLVRHLAIVERFYFLGEEVGPWHATMRPSAEDTVDSVLADYRRTVERANHVIDACPDLALPAPRPPRRGAGPSMRWVLAHMIEETGRHAGHADILREQIDGSTGR, encoded by the coding sequence ATGACCGCGAGCACCGGGAACGACGAGAAGGCGACCCTCCTCGGCATACTCGACCAGCTACGGGAGTCGGTCGCGGGCAAGTTGACCGGTGTGCCGGAGCCGCACGTCCGGACGGCCGGAGTGGCCTCGGGCACCAACCTCCTCGGGCTCGTCAGGCATCTGGCGATCGTCGAGCGGTTCTACTTCCTCGGTGAGGAGGTCGGCCCCTGGCACGCGACCATGCGGCCGTCCGCCGAGGACACCGTCGACAGCGTTCTCGCCGACTACCGCAGGACCGTCGAGCGGGCGAACCACGTCATCGACGCCTGCCCCGATCTGGCGCTTCCCGCGCCGCGGCCCCCGCGCCGGGGAGCCGGACCGTCGATGCGCTGGGTCCTGGCGCACATGATCGAGGAGACCGGTCGGCACGCGGGCCACGCCGACATCCTCCGCGAGCAGATCGACGGGTCCACCGGCCGCTGA
- a CDS encoding serine hydrolase, which produces MPYGKGLLPLRKSRLLSGVPDWWAGKPNPDGSEGDPSFDVFDFTTHYRPLDLVRWSRDRPRTGEPGEKWSYSNTNYTLLGLIIERLTGHDLATEPHTRQFGPLEA; this is translated from the coding sequence ATGCCGTACGGGAAGGGGCTTCTGCCGCTGAGGAAGTCCCGGCTCCTCTCCGGCGTTCCCGACTGGTGGGCCGGGAAGCCGAACCCGGACGGGAGCGAGGGAGACCCCTCGTTCGACGTCTTCGACTTCACGACGCACTACCGGCCGCTGGATCTGGTGCGGTGGAGCCGTGATCGGCCCCGGACCGGGGAGCCGGGCGAGAAGTGGTCCTACTCCAATACCAACTACACCCTCCTGGGCCTGATCATCGAGAGGCTGACCGGCCATGACCTGGCCACCGAGCCGCACACGCGCCAGTTCGGCCCGCTCGAGGCGTAG
- a CDS encoding SAM-dependent methyltransferase: MDSTDQTGSTDTETEHGAAEEDAARFWERIHRARSGWGTRVNPLLAEVAAPLRPGAALDLGCGPGGDSLWMAQRGWHVTAVDISATAVQRVRARARELGVGERVDAERHDLADSFPDGRFDLVSAQYFQTPFALPRGDILRTAARALRPGGLLLVVDHGSTAPWSWNQDPDLHYPTPEETAAELALDPAHWSVLRADMPRRRATGPAGETATVVDNVLLVQRSSA, translated from the coding sequence ATGGATTCCACCGATCAGACGGGTTCCACCGACACCGAGACCGAGCACGGCGCGGCGGAAGAGGACGCCGCCCGGTTCTGGGAGCGGATCCACCGCGCCCGGAGCGGCTGGGGCACGCGCGTCAACCCGCTGCTCGCCGAGGTCGCCGCGCCGCTGCGCCCCGGCGCCGCACTGGACCTGGGCTGCGGCCCCGGCGGCGACTCCCTCTGGATGGCGCAGCGGGGCTGGCACGTGACCGCCGTGGACATCTCCGCCACCGCCGTCCAACGGGTACGGGCGCGCGCCCGCGAGCTCGGCGTCGGGGAGCGGGTCGACGCCGAACGGCACGACCTGGCCGACAGCTTCCCGGACGGTCGGTTCGACCTCGTCTCCGCCCAGTACTTCCAGACCCCGTTCGCCCTCCCCCGCGGTGACATCCTGCGCACCGCGGCACGGGCCCTGCGGCCCGGCGGTCTGCTGCTGGTCGTCGACCACGGCTCCACCGCGCCCTGGTCGTGGAACCAGGACCCCGACCTCCACTACCCCACGCCCGAGGAGACCGCCGCCGAACTCGCCCTCGATCCGGCGCACTGGTCCGTCCTGCGCGCCGACATGCCCCGGCGCCGGGCCACCGGACCCGCCGGTGAGACCGCCACCGTCGTCGACAACGTCCTGCTCGTCCAGCGGAGCTCCGCATGA